The genomic interval CGATCAGCGTATACCTAAACCCCCTCGTGTACGTCGTCTTCATCGCCCTGCTGCCGCTCGACGCACAGCCCGTCACGGTCCTCGGATCCGGGCTCCTGCTCGGAATCACCATGGACTGCGCCATGGGTGCCGCGGGAATCAATACCATCGCCACACTCCCCATCGCCTTCTTCCGCCCCTCGCTCGCCGAAATGATCTGCGGCCGCGAAAACGTCCGGGAAGGCGGAATCCCCGCTCCCGACCGCCTCGGAACCCGAAAATTCTTCCTGTTCCTCCTCGCCCTGACGATCATCCACCACACGATCTTCTTCCTGCTCGAAGCCCTCTCCTGGAGCCTGATGCCCCACACGATCCTGAGAATCGTCATCAGCTCCGCCATCTCGGTGGCGTTCGGGTGGATCATCGCACGCATCTTCACCGCAAAAATCTCCGCGCGCGTATGAGGGACTCCGAAAGCTTCCTGAGAATGAGGACCCTGCAGGTCATCGTGATCTTCATCTTCGCGGTGCTCGTCGCCCGCCTGGGCTACATTCAGCTCTTCGACTCCCGCTACGCCGAACTCGCCGAAGCCAACGTCCTGCGCCACGTCGTGCAGTACCCCCCGCGCGGCGAAGTCTTCGACCGGAACGGAGAGTACCTCGTCCAGAGCCGCGAATGCTACGACCTGATGGTCATCTACCGCGAAATCGACAAACGGGGATTCGATACCGCCCGCCTCTGCGACGTCGCCGGAATCTCCCGCGCAAAACTCGAACGCGAACTGGCCAATGCCCGGGTCCGCCCGCGGGCCCCCCGCGTGGTGACAAGCTACATCCCCAAGGAGGACAAACTCCGCTTCGACGAGGGCAATTTCCGCGGATTCTACACCGTCTACCGCACCGTGCGGCAGTATCCCCGCAAGATCGGAGGCAACCTCCTCGGGTACGTCAGCGAGGTCAACGACACCTACCTGAAACGACACCCCGAATACAAGGTGGGCGATTACGTGGGCATGAGCGGCGTGGAGTCCGCCTATGAACCCGAACTCCGCGGCACAAAGGGCGTCAAGATCCAGGAGATAGATACCCACGGGGCCATCAAGGGTTCCTACATGGACGGTCGTTACGACTCCGTTCCCGAACCCGGGAACTACCTCGTCAGCACGATCGACGCCCGGCTGCAGCTGCTCGGCGAAGAGCTCATGCGCGGAAAGGTCGGGGCCGCCGTCGCCATCGAACCCTCGACCGGCGAAATCCTCATGATGGTCTCCTCGCCCACCTACGACCCCGACGAGCTGGTCGGACGCGAACGCGGAAACAACTACATGAAGATGCTCTACAACAAGCGCAAACCGCTGTTCAACCGCGCCGTGAAGGCCAAATATCCCCCGGGGTCGACCTTCAAGCTCGTCCAGGGGCTTATCGGGCTGCAGGAGGGCGTGCTCCGGCCCTCGGACCTCCACGTCTGCCACAACGGCTATCAGGCCGGGCGGCTCAAGATGGCCTGCCACTCCCACGCCTCGCCCCTCGACCTGCGCTTCGCCGTCGCCACCTCCTGCAACGCCTACTTCTGCTACGTCTTCCGCGACATCCTCGACAACCCCAGATACGGAAACGTCAAGGAGGGATTCGACGTCTGGAAGGAGTATGTCGAGAGCTTCGGATTCGGCCGCAAACTCGACTCCGACTTCCTCGACGAAGGGAACGGGTACGTCCCCGACCGCGCCTACTACGACCGCCAGTACCGCGGGTCGTGGAACTCGCTCACCGTCCTCTCGCTCTCCATCGGGCAGGATGCCCTCGGATGCACGCCCCTGCAGCTGGCCAACCTCGCCTGCATCATCGCAAACCGAGGCTACTACTACATCCCCCACATCGTCAAGAAGGTCGAGGGGCGCGATTCGCTCGACCGCCGCTTCTACGAACGCCACTACACGAAGGTCGACCCCAAACACTTCGAACCCATCGTCGAGGGCATGTGGCGCGGCGTGAACGTCGGAGGAACCTCCACGATGGCCCGCCTCGAAGGCTGGGACGTCTGCGGAAAGACCGGAACGGCCGAGAACCCCCGCGGCCGCGACCACTCCACGTTCCTCTCCTTCGCACCGAAGGACAACCCGCGGATCGCCATCTCGGTCTATGTCGAAAACGGAGGATTCGGAGCCTCGGCCGCCCTGCCCATCGCCAGCCTCCTCGAAGAGTACTACCTCACGGACACGATCCGCCGACCCTACCTGCTGGATTATGTCAAAAACATGCAAATCCACTACCCCGCCTATGACAAGTAACCGGCACAACGGTATTCTCGACGGC from uncultured Alistipes sp. carries:
- a CDS encoding penicillin-binding transpeptidase domain-containing protein, encoding MRDSESFLRMRTLQVIVIFIFAVLVARLGYIQLFDSRYAELAEANVLRHVVQYPPRGEVFDRNGEYLVQSRECYDLMVIYREIDKRGFDTARLCDVAGISRAKLERELANARVRPRAPRVVTSYIPKEDKLRFDEGNFRGFYTVYRTVRQYPRKIGGNLLGYVSEVNDTYLKRHPEYKVGDYVGMSGVESAYEPELRGTKGVKIQEIDTHGAIKGSYMDGRYDSVPEPGNYLVSTIDARLQLLGEELMRGKVGAAVAIEPSTGEILMMVSSPTYDPDELVGRERGNNYMKMLYNKRKPLFNRAVKAKYPPGSTFKLVQGLIGLQEGVLRPSDLHVCHNGYQAGRLKMACHSHASPLDLRFAVATSCNAYFCYVFRDILDNPRYGNVKEGFDVWKEYVESFGFGRKLDSDFLDEGNGYVPDRAYYDRQYRGSWNSLTVLSLSIGQDALGCTPLQLANLACIIANRGYYYIPHIVKKVEGRDSLDRRFYERHYTKVDPKHFEPIVEGMWRGVNVGGTSTMARLEGWDVCGKTGTAENPRGRDHSTFLSFAPKDNPRIAISVYVENGGFGASAALPIASLLEEYYLTDTIRRPYLLDYVKNMQIHYPAYDK
- a CDS encoding rod shape-determining protein MreD, which produces MYRTIPYIGLFAAVVLLQVFLFDNLSISVYLNPLVYVVFIALLPLDAQPVTVLGSGLLLGITMDCAMGAAGINTIATLPIAFFRPSLAEMICGRENVREGGIPAPDRLGTRKFFLFLLALTIIHHTIFFLLEALSWSLMPHTILRIVISSAISVAFGWIIARIFTAKISARV